In Mytilus edulis chromosome 4, xbMytEdul2.2, whole genome shotgun sequence, the following proteins share a genomic window:
- the LOC139520456 gene encoding uncharacterized protein isoform X2 translates to MEMGLEKGRIRRIKISARISLIVLFLLCATLLCDAKPGNRGKPQWIKNDSSIVSISCPDNVQRLRILDIIHSGLTPTAKTLKEKTTSRINLPWMMPYLDKAPVLVGFPSLDTEGNCSICNKINPCFKADCESLGNLMILINNLMSSMYSKDIANITRDFYFIRRQMKCEPLRVFKYKEEWQRIDIEYRIAKDLVEFADALQSRYANIY, encoded by the exons AGAATCTCGTtgatagttttatttttgttatgtgCAACACTACTTTGTGATGCAAAGCCTGGCAATAGAGGTAAACCCCAATGGATAAAAAATGATTCCAGTATTGTTTCAATTTCCTGTCCAGATAACGTACAAAGACTGAGGATACTAGACATAATACATTCTGGATTGACACCAACAGCTAAAACTTTGAAGGAGAAAACA acaTCAAGGATCAATCTACCTTGGATGATGCCATATTTAGATAAAGCTCCTGTATTGGTAGGATTTCCTTCTTTAGATACTGAGGGAAACTGCTCTATCTGCAATAAG ATCAACCCTTGCTTTAAAGCTGACTGTGAGTCCTTGGGAAACCTGATGATACTTATAAATAATCTCATGTCTTCAATGTATTCTAAAGATATAGCAAATATAACACGTGACTTCTATTTCATCAGAAGGCAAATGAAATGTGAACCCTTAAGGGTATTCAAGTATAAGGAAGAATGGCAACGAATTGATATAGAGTACAGAATCGCAAAAGATCTCGTTGAATTCGCAGATGCACTGCAAAGCCGATATGCTAATATTTATTAA
- the LOC139520456 gene encoding uncharacterized protein isoform X3, with protein sequence MTKATMISRISLIVLFLLCATLLCDAKPGNRGKPQWIKNDSSIVSISCPDNVQRLRILDIIHSGLTPTAKTLKEKTTSRINLPWMMPYLDKAPVLVGFPSLDTEGNCSICNKINPCFKADCESLGNLMILINNLMSSMYSKDIANITRDFYFIRRQMKCEPLRVFKYKEEWQRIDIEYRIAKDLVEFADALQSRYANIY encoded by the exons atgacaaaagcTACAATGATTTCA AGAATCTCGTtgatagttttatttttgttatgtgCAACACTACTTTGTGATGCAAAGCCTGGCAATAGAGGTAAACCCCAATGGATAAAAAATGATTCCAGTATTGTTTCAATTTCCTGTCCAGATAACGTACAAAGACTGAGGATACTAGACATAATACATTCTGGATTGACACCAACAGCTAAAACTTTGAAGGAGAAAACA acaTCAAGGATCAATCTACCTTGGATGATGCCATATTTAGATAAAGCTCCTGTATTGGTAGGATTTCCTTCTTTAGATACTGAGGGAAACTGCTCTATCTGCAATAAG ATCAACCCTTGCTTTAAAGCTGACTGTGAGTCCTTGGGAAACCTGATGATACTTATAAATAATCTCATGTCTTCAATGTATTCTAAAGATATAGCAAATATAACACGTGACTTCTATTTCATCAGAAGGCAAATGAAATGTGAACCCTTAAGGGTATTCAAGTATAAGGAAGAATGGCAACGAATTGATATAGAGTACAGAATCGCAAAAGATCTCGTTGAATTCGCAGATGCACTGCAAAGCCGATATGCTAATATTTATTAA